AGAGGAAGAGCTTCTCCAGCTCCTCCTCGGTCATCTCCGGCGTCTCCCCGCGCTCGCGGGCGGCGTTGCAGTGCCGCATGCCGGAGGCGATGATCTTGAAGCCGGCCCGGTCGATCGCCTTCGACACGGCGGCGAGCTGGGTGAGCGCCTCGCGGCAGTCCTGACCGCTCTCCATCATCTCGATGACGGCGTTGAGCTGGCCTCGGGCCCGCTTCAGCCGGGTCAGCGCGTCGCTGGTCATGTCGGGTCGAAGCTTCATGGTTACCTCCTGCGCTCCAAGATACCCCCGGGGGTACCCGTGTGCCACCCCTACCCCGGACGGCGGGTGCCACGCAGGGTCCCCGAGGGATCGACGGAGCGCTTATCCTGTGCCCCGACCGACCACGGAAGGGATCCCATGCCGTCGCGGCAGGACCAGCTCCACTCGTACCAGTTCACCGTGCAGCGGGCGGTCGCCGCGCTGGTGATGCGGGAGACCGACCCCGCCCGGTCGCCGTTCCGGCGGCTGGCCGGCGCGGGGCTGGCCAGCGTCCTGGTCGCGGCCATCGGGCTCGGCGGGTTCGCCCTGTACGGCCTCTTCGCCGGCGGCGGCACCTCCTGGCGGGACAGCAGCGCGGTGATCGTGGAGAAGGAGTCCGGCGCCCGGTTCGTCTATCGGGAGCAGCGGCTGCACCCGGTGCTCAACTACGCCTCCGCCCTGCTGATCATCGGGGCGGAACGGCCGCGGACGGTGCTGGTGTCCCGCCGCTCGATCGACGGCGTGCCGCGCGGCCTGCCGCTGGGCATCGCCGACGCCCCCGACTCGCTGCCCGCGCCGGGCCGTCTCGCCACCGGCCCGTGGACGGTCTGCTCGGTCCCGTCGACCGAGGCCGGGCGGACCGAGCCCCGCTCGGCGCTGCTGATCGGCCGGGACGCCACCGGTGGCCGGCCCCTCGGCGAGCAGGGCATGCTGCTGCGGCACCCGGACGGCGGCATCTACCTGCTCTGGCACCAGCGGCGCTACCTGCTGCGCGACACCGACCGGGTGCTCGCGGCGCTGGCCGCCACCCGGGAACGGGCCGTGCCGGTGGCACCCGCGCTGCTCAACACCGTGCCGGCG
This genomic interval from Micromonospora sp. CCTCC AA 2012012 contains the following:
- a CDS encoding metal-sensitive transcriptional regulator; this encodes MKLRPDMTSDALTRLKRARGQLNAVIEMMESGQDCREALTQLAAVSKAIDRAGFKIIASGMRHCNAARERGETPEMTEEELEKLFLSLA
- the eccB gene encoding type VII secretion protein EccB; protein product: MPSRQDQLHSYQFTVQRAVAALVMRETDPARSPFRRLAGAGLASVLVAAIGLGGFALYGLFAGGGTSWRDSSAVIVEKESGARFVYREQRLHPVLNYASALLIIGAERPRTVLVSRRSIDGVPRGLPLGIADAPDSLPAPGRLATGPWTVCSVPSTEAGRTEPRSALLIGRDATGGRPLGEQGMLLRHPDGGIYLLWHQRRYLLRDTDRVLAALAATRERAVPVAPALLNTVPAGADLAPPPLRGLGGPSDAVSGAAVGDVYLVRNSGGGRQYAVAERDGLAGITELQASLLLARTGQGEPKPITLGRFATLPKRPDLVPVGPTAPPTSPPRLAGGDTGAICARVGDDTGVRDVRTGVTPPDLTAAARSVPPPGRPDPLADQVVVEPGRGAVVESAAAPGAPGGAISVVTDLGRRYVLADGAVLGMLGYSGVRPVRLPAGLVSLVPAGSALDPAAARAVAAPA